In Methylovirgula sp., a single genomic region encodes these proteins:
- a CDS encoding AbrB/MazE/SpoVT family DNA-binding domain-containing protein, which translates to MQIAKWGNSLAVRLPKSVVEALDLKEGDDIGIEVLGARSLAVEKTVSPQELLSRLRKYRGRLPADFRFDRLEANERN; encoded by the coding sequence ATGCAGATTGCGAAATGGGGCAACAGCCTCGCGGTACGGCTGCCCAAATCCGTCGTCGAGGCTTTGGATTTGAAGGAAGGCGATGACATCGGGATCGAAGTCCTGGGTGCGCGCAGCCTGGCAGTCGAAAAAACGGTATCGCCCCAGGAATTGCTGTCGCGACTGAGAAAGTATCGAGGCCGCCTGCCCGCCGATTTCCGCTTCGACCGGCTCGAGGCCAATGAGCGCAACTGA
- a CDS encoding phosphoribosylanthranilate isomerase has protein sequence MIVKICGLSTSETLAAALDAGADMVGFVHYARSPRHVPLAAAPALVAQVAGRAPKTLLTVHADDELLSAAIKAFAPDILQLHGAETPARVAAIREKFGRPVMKAIGLGTVADLDKIGAYEAFADMLLFDAQPTDAAALPGGNGRAFDWTLLAGRSFAKPWLLGGGLTADNVGAAIAATGAPGVDVSSGVESARGVKDIGKIVRFIAAARATEKLGSLAKSG, from the coding sequence ATGATCGTCAAAATCTGCGGGCTTTCGACCTCCGAGACGCTTGCTGCCGCCCTCGACGCTGGCGCCGATATGGTCGGCTTCGTGCATTATGCGCGCAGCCCCCGTCACGTGCCGCTCGCGGCCGCGCCGGCACTTGTCGCTCAAGTCGCAGGCCGGGCGCCGAAAACATTGCTTACTGTCCATGCGGACGACGAGCTTCTCAGTGCGGCGATCAAGGCTTTCGCACCTGATATTTTGCAATTGCATGGTGCGGAGACCCCGGCGCGGGTCGCCGCGATCCGCGAAAAATTCGGGCGCCCGGTGATGAAGGCGATTGGCCTCGGAACAGTCGCTGATCTCGACAAGATCGGCGCCTATGAAGCATTTGCCGACATGCTGCTTTTCGATGCCCAGCCCACTGACGCGGCGGCGCTGCCGGGTGGCAATGGCCGCGCCTTCGATTGGACGTTGCTCGCGGGGCGCAGCTTCGCCAAGCCCTGGCTGCTGGGCGGCGGCTTGACGGCGGATAATGTCGGGGCGGCGATTGCCGCAACAGGTGCGCCCGGCGTCGATGTCTCGTCAGGCGTCGAAAGTGCCCGCGGCGTCAAGGATATCGGCAAAATCGTCCGTTTCATCGCGGCGGCGCGAGCGACGGAAAAGCTTGGTTCGCTGGCTAAGAGCGGATAG
- a CDS encoding PIN domain-containing protein, with protein MSATDRPFFDTNVLVYLLSDDAHKADRAETLLSGGGIVSVQVLNEFAAVSRRKLRLAWPEIREILATIRAVTRVEPLTLAMHEAGLELCARYDFALYDSMIVAAALQAHCTLLYSEDMQDGHVIETLTIRNPFREA; from the coding sequence ATGAGCGCAACTGATCGGCCCTTCTTCGATACGAACGTCCTCGTCTACCTGCTCTCGGACGATGCACACAAAGCGGACCGGGCCGAAACCCTGCTTTCGGGTGGCGGCATTGTCAGCGTGCAAGTTCTCAACGAATTCGCCGCCGTTAGCCGCCGTAAACTGCGGCTCGCGTGGCCAGAAATCCGCGAGATATTAGCGACCATCCGCGCTGTCACGCGCGTCGAACCTCTGACCTTGGCAATGCATGAAGCCGGACTCGAGCTCTGCGCCCGTTATGATTTTGCGCTTTATGATTCGATGATCGTTGCCGCGGCACTGCAAGCGCATTGTACGTTGCTCTATTCGGAAGACATGCAGGACGGGCATGTCATCGAGACGCTCACAATCCGCAATCCCTTTCGCGAAGCCTAG
- a CDS encoding dienelactone hydrolase family protein, which produces MSSQPIMSDIEGLTKFAPLSRRGFMTAAGATAAGYTLAAGSVRADAIHTSAEGLDAGMAKVALAGGDMPLYFAKPDGAKKPPIILVAMEVFGLHEYIKDVTRRLGKLGALAVAPDYYFRLGDVSKISELPKLLPIVNSKSDKELFADLDATLAWAVEQGGDPARVGIIGFCRGGRTVWLYSTHNPHLKAGVAFYGSLMDPPSAAMPNNAYQLAGEVKEPVLGLFGAQDQGITPDQVEKMKAALAADHKTAEFHIYPGAPHGFHADYRPSYRKDAAEDGWKRMKAWFEKYGVLP; this is translated from the coding sequence GTGTCGTCGCAACCGATCATGTCCGATATTGAAGGTTTGACCAAGTTCGCGCCCCTGTCGCGGCGGGGTTTTATGACGGCTGCTGGCGCGACTGCCGCGGGATACACGCTTGCCGCAGGTTCGGTGCGTGCCGATGCGATTCACACGTCGGCCGAAGGTCTCGATGCGGGCATGGCCAAGGTCGCCCTCGCGGGCGGCGACATGCCGCTTTATTTCGCCAAGCCTGACGGCGCAAAGAAGCCGCCGATCATCCTCGTCGCGATGGAGGTCTTCGGCCTGCACGAATACATCAAGGATGTCACGCGCCGCCTCGGCAAGCTCGGGGCGCTGGCGGTTGCGCCGGATTATTACTTCCGGCTTGGCGACGTCTCGAAAATTTCCGAACTTCCGAAGCTGCTGCCGATCGTCAACAGCAAGTCGGATAAGGAATTGTTCGCCGATCTTGATGCGACGCTCGCCTGGGCCGTGGAACAGGGCGGCGATCCGGCGCGCGTGGGCATCATCGGCTTCTGCCGTGGCGGCCGCACCGTCTGGCTCTATTCGACGCATAATCCGCATCTGAAGGCGGGCGTCGCCTTCTATGGCAGCCTCATGGACCCGCCGAGCGCCGCCATGCCGAATAATGCCTATCAGCTCGCGGGCGAGGTCAAGGAGCCGGTGCTCGGGCTTTTTGGCGCGCAGGATCAGGGCATCACGCCGGATCAGGTCGAGAAGATGAAGGCCGCGCTGGCGGCGGATCACAAGACGGCCGAGTTCCATATCTATCCGGGCGCTCCGCATGGCTTCCATGCCGATTACCGCCCGAGCTATCGCAAAGATGCGGCGGAAGACGGCTGGAAGCGAATGAAGGCCTGGTTCGAAAAGTACGGCGTTCTGCCGTAG
- a CDS encoding integration host factor subunit beta, with product MIKSELVQRIADRNPHLYLRDVEKIVNAILDEIVKALARGDRVELRGFGAFSVKHRDARLGRNPRTGAHVSVDEKAVPFFKTGKEMRERLNDGYLS from the coding sequence ATGATCAAGTCGGAACTCGTGCAGCGGATCGCAGACCGCAATCCGCATCTTTATCTGCGCGACGTTGAGAAGATCGTGAACGCCATCCTCGACGAGATTGTCAAAGCGTTGGCACGCGGCGACCGGGTGGAATTGCGCGGCTTTGGCGCTTTTTCAGTCAAGCATCGCGACGCGCGTCTTGGCCGCAATCCGCGCACTGGCGCGCATGTGTCCGTTGATGAAAAGGCCGTGCCGTTCTTCAAGACCGGCAAGGAAATGCGCGAACGCCTCAACGACGGCTATTTGAGCTGA
- a CDS encoding LapA family protein, producing the protein MKRLLEVLILLPLALIGLALAVANRHAVLVSFDPFTSTTAGAVEAPLFIVLIAAIIIGVILGGFFTWLSQGKHRRALRESRAEANRLRSQTTHS; encoded by the coding sequence ATGAAACGCCTTCTGGAAGTGCTGATTCTGCTGCCGCTCGCGCTCATCGGCCTTGCCTTGGCGGTCGCGAACCGGCACGCGGTCCTCGTGTCTTTCGACCCATTCACCTCGACCACGGCCGGCGCGGTCGAAGCGCCGCTGTTCATTGTCCTGATCGCCGCGATTATCATCGGCGTGATTCTGGGCGGCTTTTTCACATGGCTGTCGCAGGGCAAACATCGCCGTGCCCTGCGTGAGAGCCGCGCCGAAGCCAATCGGCTGCGCAGCCAGACCACGCATTCATAA
- the trpB gene encoding tryptophan synthase subunit beta, translating to MNEQTPNSFRTGPDDRGHFGIFGGRFVAETLMPLILDLERHYELAKKDPAFHAELNNLLTHYVGRPSPLYFAERLTDYLRGKATDAEHGAKIYFKREELNHTGAHKINNVLGQILLARRMGKTRIIAETGAGQHGVATATACARFGLECIVYMGEVDVERQKPNVFRMHMLGAKVVPVQSGARTLKDAMNEALRDWVTNVENTFYCIGTAAGPHPYPAMVRDFQCVIGEETRTQMQAAEGRLPDSLFACIGGGSNAIGLFHPFLDDRQIEIYGVEAAGYGLDKAHAASLAGGRPGVLHGNRTYLLMDADGQIEEGHSISAGLDYPGIGPEHSWLKETGRVTYLSTTDSEALAAFQLCAQQEGIIPALEPAHALAKVIDIAPQKPRDHLMVVNISGRGDKDIFTVADHLGGM from the coding sequence TTGAACGAGCAGACTCCCAACTCCTTCCGCACTGGCCCCGACGATCGCGGGCATTTCGGCATTTTCGGCGGACGTTTCGTCGCCGAGACCTTGATGCCGCTCATCCTCGATCTCGAACGCCATTATGAGCTGGCGAAGAAGGACCCGGCGTTTCACGCCGAACTCAACAATCTTCTCACTCATTACGTCGGTCGCCCAAGCCCACTCTATTTCGCCGAACGGCTGACGGACTATCTGCGCGGCAAGGCCACCGACGCTGAACATGGCGCGAAAATCTATTTCAAGCGCGAGGAGTTGAATCACACCGGCGCGCACAAAATCAACAATGTGCTTGGGCAGATTCTGCTCGCGCGGCGCATGGGCAAGACCCGCATCATTGCCGAGACCGGCGCCGGCCAGCATGGCGTCGCGACGGCGACGGCCTGCGCCCGCTTCGGCCTCGAATGTATCGTCTATATGGGCGAGGTCGATGTCGAACGGCAGAAGCCGAACGTCTTTCGTATGCACATGCTCGGCGCGAAAGTGGTGCCGGTGCAATCCGGTGCGCGCACGTTGAAGGATGCGATGAACGAGGCGTTGCGGGATTGGGTCACCAATGTCGAGAACACGTTCTATTGCATCGGCACGGCGGCTGGGCCGCATCCTTATCCGGCGATGGTGCGCGATTTTCAGTGCGTGATCGGCGAAGAGACGCGCACGCAGATGCAGGCGGCAGAGGGACGGCTGCCGGATTCGCTCTTTGCCTGCATCGGCGGCGGCTCAAATGCGATCGGCCTGTTTCATCCGTTCCTCGACGATCGGCAGATCGAAATCTACGGCGTCGAAGCCGCCGGCTATGGCCTCGACAAGGCGCATGCGGCGTCGCTCGCCGGCGGCCGGCCGGGCGTCCTGCATGGCAATCGCACGTATCTTTTGATGGATGCTGACGGGCAGATTGAAGAGGGCCACTCGATCTCCGCCGGTCTCGATTATCCGGGCATCGGGCCGGAACATTCCTGGCTCAAGGAGACGGGCCGAGTCACGTATCTTTCGACAACCGATTCCGAGGCGCTTGCCGCCTTCCAGCTTTGCGCGCAGCAGGAAGGGATCATTCCGGCGCTCGAACCCGCACATGCGCTCGCGAAAGTGATCGACATCGCGCCGCAGAAGCCGCGCGATCATCTTATGGTGGTGAACATTTCCGGCCGCGGTGACAAGGACATCTTCACCGTCGCCGATCACCTCGGCGGGATGTAA
- the sppA gene encoding signal peptide peptidase SppA, whose product MSNTSPADYIVDRRLLQRKLSFWRVVSILLLIAGLVFIGLRVSGRSSLGLASSHIARITISGVITGDRATLKLINDVAESKNTAGVILAIDSPGGTTTGAEKLFIALRRLAAKKPMVAVVGTMAASGAYIAAIGADHIVAPGNALVGSIGVLFEYPDLSGLLGKVGVKMDSVKSSPLKAEPSGYEPTSPEVRAALASLVADSFTWFKGLVKDRRGMTDAQLAAVDDGRVFTGRQGIGLKLIDEVGEEREGVAWLERVRKVPHGLPVRDWTTTDRFQRFGIFSSAAKIAEVLGFPALANVLGGTETYAQGQLLDGLVAIWQAGPAN is encoded by the coding sequence ATGTCGAATACATCTCCCGCCGATTACATCGTCGACCGGCGGCTGCTGCAGCGGAAATTGTCCTTTTGGCGGGTCGTTTCGATTTTGCTGCTGATTGCCGGCCTGGTGTTCATCGGTCTGCGCGTTTCCGGCCGCTCCAGCTTGGGGCTTGCGTCGTCGCATATCGCGCGCATCACGATCTCTGGCGTCATCACCGGGGACCGGGCGACGCTGAAGCTGATCAACGATGTCGCGGAGTCCAAAAATACCGCCGGTGTGATCCTTGCGATCGACAGCCCCGGGGGCACGACGACGGGTGCGGAGAAGCTCTTCATCGCATTGCGGCGTCTGGCGGCGAAAAAGCCGATGGTTGCCGTCGTCGGCACAATGGCGGCGTCCGGTGCCTATATCGCGGCGATCGGCGCCGATCACATCGTGGCGCCCGGCAACGCGCTCGTCGGTTCGATTGGGGTTTTGTTTGAATATCCCGATCTCTCGGGTCTCCTCGGCAAAGTCGGGGTGAAGATGGATTCGGTGAAATCCTCGCCGCTCAAGGCGGAGCCGAGCGGGTACGAGCCGACGAGCCCGGAGGTGCGCGCCGCGCTGGCCTCACTCGTGGCCGACAGCTTCACATGGTTCAAAGGCCTGGTGAAAGACCGCCGCGGCATGACGGATGCGCAATTGGCGGCGGTTGATGATGGCCGCGTGTTCACCGGCCGACAGGGCATCGGGCTGAAGCTCATCGATGAAGTCGGCGAGGAGCGCGAAGGCGTCGCCTGGCTCGAGCGCGTCAGGAAAGTGCCGCATGGGCTGCCGGTGCGTGATTGGACCACGACAGACCGGTTTCAGCGATTTGGCATTTTCAGCAGTGCCGCAAAAATCGCAGAAGTTTTGGGCTTCCCGGCGCTGGCAAATGTGCTGGGCGGCACCGAGACTTATGCCCAGGGACAATTACTTGACGGTCTTGTGGCGATTTGGCAGGCTGGCCCTGCTAATTGA